One Candidatus Nitrososphaera evergladensis SR1 genomic window carries:
- a CDS encoding superoxide dismutase, with translation MANFTLPQLPYAYDALEPHIDATTMQIHHTKHHQAYTDGLNKALGSLDAKFQSMDVVDILKNIDTVPESARGAVNFHGGGYNNHTLFWNNMKKGGGGEPSGELADAIKKAFGSFADFKTKFQTDSVAVQGSGWGWLVKNGSGGVQFITMPNQTSPWTRWKAEKMTPLLGLDVWEHSYYLKYQNRRADYVTAWWNVVNWDEVAKRFKA, from the coding sequence ATGGCTAACTTTACTCTTCCACAATTACCATACGCGTACGACGCGCTCGAGCCGCACATTGATGCCACCACCATGCAAATACACCACACCAAGCACCACCAGGCGTACACGGACGGCCTGAACAAGGCGCTTGGGAGCCTGGACGCCAAGTTCCAGAGCATGGACGTTGTCGATATCCTGAAGAACATTGACACCGTGCCGGAAAGCGCAAGGGGCGCCGTCAACTTTCACGGCGGAGGATACAACAACCACACGCTGTTCTGGAACAACATGAAAAAGGGCGGCGGTGGCGAGCCATCAGGCGAGCTTGCGGACGCGATAAAGAAGGCGTTTGGCAGCTTTGCAGATTTCAAGACGAAATTCCAGACAGACTCGGTCGCGGTGCAGGGAAGCGGCTGGGGCTGGCTAGTAAAGAATGGATCTGGCGGCGTGCAGTTTATCACGATGCCAAACCAGACAAGCCCGTGGACGCGCTGGAAGGCGGAGAAGATGACACCGCTGCTTGGGCTTGACGTATGGGAACATAGCTACTATCTCAAGTACCAAAACCGCCGCGCTGATTACGTGACAGCTTGGTGGAATGTCGTAAACTGGGACGAAGTGGCGAAAAGGTTCAAAGCTTAA
- a CDS encoding SpaA isopeptide-forming pilin-related protein has protein sequence MTPKQSLALAIALAAAVTVAAIVVSLPREQNMPGAAQDGAKDAGSITIATVSGGSLLTGATYSITPNPYTGQGTYSVQDGGGDDANPAAGMILLSRVKSGNYTVSQQQAPPGYVRDQVPKSIAVNNNNNNSATASFSNAGLGQQPDNSTLQVHNILYTAKFECGTISGDEGPLRPGHYDTDIGILNKQDFSVKFTWNAIVNNGKTTNSILKTLEPQTSTGIVCKDLRKLFGGNDTSFVEGFVLVNVPVDSGLLSTLSGGTAVVGRQGTSVDILDVQVFYTANALEQLPHEVLVDKIVFTVTNDTSGKIPKEMIGKTLDVTVRSGFNDISDPVEKVREALGEKYGLDTQQRASLAVKVDSISVGAGTMIDDHALSLSRVPPQASSS, from the coding sequence TTGACTCCAAAGCAAAGCCTTGCGCTGGCAATAGCACTTGCAGCGGCCGTAACTGTAGCAGCGATAGTAGTGTCGCTTCCAAGGGAGCAGAACATGCCGGGCGCCGCGCAGGACGGAGCCAAGGACGCGGGCTCGATAACAATCGCCACGGTTTCAGGAGGCTCGCTTTTGACAGGCGCCACGTACTCTATCACGCCAAACCCGTACACGGGCCAAGGCACGTACAGCGTGCAGGACGGCGGCGGGGATGACGCAAACCCGGCGGCAGGGATGATACTCCTCTCGAGAGTCAAGAGCGGCAACTATACTGTTTCGCAGCAGCAGGCGCCTCCCGGCTACGTCAGGGATCAGGTGCCAAAGAGCATAGCGGTGAATAATAATAACAACAACAGCGCGACTGCGTCATTTTCAAACGCGGGCTTGGGCCAGCAGCCAGACAACAGCACATTGCAGGTGCACAACATACTGTACACGGCCAAGTTCGAGTGCGGCACGATTTCAGGCGACGAAGGGCCTCTCAGGCCGGGCCACTATGACACCGACATCGGCATCCTGAACAAGCAGGACTTTTCAGTCAAGTTCACGTGGAACGCCATAGTAAACAACGGCAAGACCACCAATTCCATACTAAAGACGCTTGAGCCGCAGACATCGACTGGCATTGTGTGCAAGGACCTGCGCAAGCTCTTTGGCGGAAACGACACATCGTTCGTCGAAGGGTTCGTACTGGTCAACGTGCCGGTTGACAGCGGCCTTTTGAGCACGCTTTCAGGCGGGACTGCAGTGGTCGGCAGGCAGGGAACAAGCGTCGACATACTGGACGTGCAGGTGTTCTATACCGCAAACGCGCTGGAGCAGCTGCCGCACGAAGTGCTTGTAGACAAGATAGTCTTTACAGTGACAAACGACACGTCCGGCAAGATACCCAAGGAGATGATCGGCAAGACCCTTGACGTGACTGTCAGGTCTGGCTTTAATGATATCTCTGACCCCGTCGAAAAGGTAAGGGAAGCGCTTGGCGAAAAGTACGGCCTTGACACGCAGCAGCGCGCGTCGCTTGCAGTAAAGGTGGACAGCATAAGCGTAGGCGCAGGGACGATGATAGACGATCACGCGCTGTCGCTTTCACGCGTCCCGCCGCAGGCAAGCAGCAGCTAA
- a CDS encoding peptidase: MNTGRGKLVALAFIAVLVLPTVLASQKAFADGLTQENLPPASFGDQQASLFVKINPPILTTESKQDAYLQFRLFDAKTNETIKFPTLNIAVYKGTDPNAKPLMQDFFQSENGLLTIKVKPQEGDVQVQGNREPFLNALKADPGGTVNISGPVLLDGGLYRIDVSVFGIKYPTNIFKDEDVKTFETALSVGDVYSQNVQSEGKTYPMSIISYYDKVEDFKFNAASKTYSWAMPFNWNTSRIQNAPNVFVHEEVRVPKSFTGVGDASAFDAKVNGKPIAGRMLAVDPFSDENNLILHFLINKNDILDMARNSPPSDGKMSFSFSPAGASEGQQTSGEISTDTGGIHALLNWTPGQLKAGAETKLDIQFVDAFAGTNISDQDVKYDLKIFDKNGKEVLAKTDQTAQGGKGEQAGLNFPADDTYRVEITVNGLVKQGQSPDLTRNGIARGIVVVPEFPAGAMVAVAGAIGAIVVAQRLMTTARKNK; encoded by the coding sequence GTGAACACTGGTAGGGGAAAACTCGTAGCTCTTGCTTTTATCGCCGTTCTTGTCCTGCCCACTGTTTTAGCGTCGCAAAAAGCGTTTGCAGACGGCCTTACGCAGGAAAATCTCCCGCCTGCATCATTTGGAGACCAGCAGGCATCCCTTTTTGTCAAGATCAACCCGCCCATTTTGACAACAGAATCCAAACAGGACGCCTATTTGCAGTTCAGGTTGTTTGACGCCAAGACCAACGAGACCATAAAGTTCCCTACTCTCAACATCGCTGTTTACAAGGGCACGGACCCAAACGCCAAGCCTCTGATGCAGGATTTCTTCCAGAGCGAGAACGGGCTGCTGACGATAAAGGTCAAGCCACAGGAAGGTGATGTCCAGGTCCAGGGTAACCGTGAGCCTTTCCTTAACGCATTGAAAGCAGACCCTGGCGGAACAGTTAACATCAGTGGACCTGTGCTGTTGGACGGCGGGCTGTACCGCATTGACGTATCTGTCTTTGGTATCAAATATCCTACCAACATATTCAAGGATGAGGACGTCAAGACGTTTGAAACTGCCCTCTCTGTAGGCGATGTCTATAGCCAGAACGTCCAGTCGGAAGGCAAGACATACCCAATGTCGATAATCTCGTACTACGACAAGGTGGAGGACTTCAAGTTTAATGCAGCCTCAAAGACCTATTCCTGGGCAATGCCATTTAACTGGAACACATCAAGGATACAGAACGCGCCAAACGTCTTTGTGCATGAAGAGGTAAGAGTACCCAAGTCGTTTACGGGCGTGGGCGATGCGTCGGCATTTGACGCCAAGGTCAATGGCAAGCCAATAGCGGGCCGCATGCTGGCAGTCGACCCGTTCTCTGACGAGAACAACCTCATACTTCACTTTCTGATAAACAAGAACGACATACTGGACATGGCAAGAAACAGCCCTCCATCTGATGGCAAGATGTCCTTCTCCTTCTCTCCAGCCGGCGCCTCTGAAGGGCAGCAGACATCCGGCGAGATATCCACCGACACGGGAGGCATACACGCGCTCCTGAACTGGACTCCCGGCCAGCTCAAGGCCGGCGCAGAGACAAAGCTCGACATCCAGTTTGTAGACGCGTTTGCTGGCACCAACATCTCCGACCAAGACGTCAAGTACGACCTAAAGATCTTTGACAAGAATGGAAAGGAGGTCCTTGCAAAGACAGACCAGACAGCCCAGGGCGGCAAGGGCGAGCAGGCCGGATTGAACTTCCCCGCCGACGATACGTACCGCGTCGAGATCACAGTCAATGGCCTTGTCAAGCAGGGGCAGTCTCCTGACCTTACAAGAAACGGGATAGCCAGAGGAATAGTGGTGGTGCCGGAATTTCCTGCCGGAGCAATGGTTGCAGTTGCCGGCGCGATTGGCGCAATAGTTGTGGCCCAGAGATTGATGACGACAGCGCGAAAAAACAAATGA
- a CDS encoding nitroreductase family protein — translation MLQDIMDKSAKADYPINALIAKRWSARAFSDRPVEKQKIMSLLEAARWAPSSSNEQPWRFIVFTIENGSKERMEEARSVLSEGNSYAKRAPVLMCAAAKKTYTHNDKDNRHHMHDVGAATAYMFLEAYNQGLAMHVMGGFDAEKARQLFGIPDGFEPATMIAIGYYGNPETLPKKPREKELAPRSRKPAGEWAFFGQWGSSII, via the coding sequence ATGCTTCAAGATATAATGGACAAAAGCGCCAAGGCAGATTACCCAATAAACGCCCTGATTGCAAAAAGGTGGAGTGCAAGAGCATTTTCCGACAGGCCAGTTGAAAAACAAAAGATAATGTCTCTTTTAGAAGCTGCGCGGTGGGCGCCTTCAAGCTCTAACGAGCAGCCGTGGCGGTTCATCGTCTTTACTATTGAAAACGGCAGCAAGGAAAGGATGGAAGAGGCGCGGTCGGTCCTTTCAGAGGGCAACTCGTACGCCAAAAGGGCGCCCGTCCTGATGTGCGCGGCTGCCAAAAAGACCTACACGCACAACGACAAGGACAACAGGCACCACATGCACGATGTAGGAGCGGCAACTGCGTACATGTTCCTTGAAGCGTACAACCAGGGCCTTGCCATGCACGTCATGGGAGGCTTTGACGCAGAAAAAGCAAGGCAGCTCTTTGGAATACCTGATGGCTTTGAGCCGGCAACGATGATAGCAATAGGGTATTATGGAAACCCCGAAACGCTGCCGAAAAAGCCGAGGGAAAAAGAGCTTGCGCCAAGGTCAAGAAAGCCCGCAGGCGAATGGGCGTTTTTTGGCCAGTGGGGCTCTAGCATCATCTAG
- a CDS encoding hydroxymethylglutaryl-CoA synthase family protein produces MPVVGIDDLAIYVPKLYIDYKDFAQARGIDPQKLEYGIGIRKMAIADTNQDPACMAANACLKLMQKAHLHPQDIGRLYVATESALDESKALNSFVIGMLEQVYGEGSFEHAGGIECKFACVSGSYALHDNANWIRAEENSGKAAIVIVSDIAKYDLGSAGEYTQGAGAVALLIKEEPRLMAFDPKVASTVIKNEYDFYRPFGKETPLVNGGYSNLLYLIQVRKAFDAYKEKALKTGLVKLNEGEAITDHIDFFSVHLPYRRMGEKALAYLLRHEWRHLPRWKHVTKEIGMNEPQPKDPRGTIESILADTDFMKADEQFRRAFMQTSFYNETYEKKMASSLEASAQIGNLYTASMYMGLRSLLEFEFKKGTDLEGKRVGFGSYGSGSSAMVFSGIMQPTYKEIVKSLDLENDIGDRVKLSIDEYERLHRKEIDFNSAVTKAHKEFVLVKLGGSTADKAGFREYDYVS; encoded by the coding sequence ATGCCAGTCGTGGGGATTGATGATCTGGCGATCTATGTCCCAAAGCTTTACATCGATTACAAGGATTTCGCCCAAGCTAGAGGAATTGATCCGCAGAAACTAGAATACGGCATCGGCATCCGCAAGATGGCAATTGCCGATACCAACCAAGACCCTGCCTGCATGGCAGCCAACGCCTGCCTGAAACTCATGCAAAAGGCCCACCTGCACCCGCAGGACATCGGCAGGCTCTATGTCGCCACAGAATCAGCGCTTGACGAATCAAAGGCCCTCAACTCTTTTGTCATTGGAATGCTGGAGCAGGTGTACGGGGAGGGTTCTTTCGAGCACGCCGGCGGCATCGAGTGCAAGTTTGCCTGCGTCTCCGGCTCGTACGCGCTGCATGACAACGCCAACTGGATACGCGCCGAGGAGAACAGCGGCAAGGCCGCAATCGTCATCGTAAGCGACATTGCAAAGTACGACCTTGGCTCTGCCGGCGAATACACGCAGGGCGCCGGCGCTGTCGCGCTTTTGATAAAGGAAGAGCCCCGCCTCATGGCTTTTGACCCCAAGGTTGCTTCCACCGTCATCAAAAACGAGTACGACTTTTACCGCCCCTTTGGCAAAGAGACCCCGCTTGTAAACGGCGGCTACTCTAACCTCCTCTACCTCATACAGGTAAGAAAGGCGTTTGACGCCTACAAGGAAAAAGCCCTGAAAACGGGCCTGGTAAAACTGAACGAGGGCGAGGCCATCACCGACCACATTGACTTTTTCTCCGTCCATTTGCCGTACCGCAGGATGGGCGAAAAAGCGCTTGCGTACCTCTTGAGGCACGAGTGGCGCCACCTTCCGCGCTGGAAGCATGTCACAAAGGAGATTGGCATGAACGAGCCCCAGCCAAAGGACCCGAGGGGCACGATTGAATCCATCCTTGCCGACACTGATTTCATGAAGGCCGACGAGCAGTTCCGCAGGGCGTTCATGCAGACGTCGTTCTACAACGAGACGTACGAGAAAAAGATGGCAAGCTCCCTTGAAGCCTCTGCGCAGATTGGCAACCTCTACACTGCCTCGATGTACATGGGACTGAGGAGCCTGCTTGAATTCGAGTTCAAGAAGGGCACGGACCTTGAGGGCAAGCGCGTCGGCTTTGGCTCGTACGGGAGCGGAAGCAGCGCCATGGTCTTCTCTGGCATTATGCAGCCCACGTACAAAGAGATCGTCAAGAGCCTCGACCTTGAGAACGACATTGGCGACCGCGTGAAACTGTCAATAGACGAGTACGAGCGCCTCCACAGAAAAGAGATCGACTTTAACTCTGCAGTGACAAAGGCGCACAAAGAGTTCGTGCTTGTAAAACTTGGTGGCAGCACCGCGGACAAGGCCGGCTTCCGGGAATACGACTATGTAAGTTAG
- the ilvA gene encoding threonine ammonia-lyase, whose translation MNDDSVWKADRKHKVPTYDDIVRARRLLEGTVRKTPLQRSNTFSKLAGTNVFLKLECLQLTGSFKVRGALAKVGSLTEKQAGYGVIAASAGNHAQGVAYASARKNVPCTIVMPQNASPAKVAATRSYGAEVIQKGFNYDEAWEATQEIAKQEGKTIIHAFDDPDVIAGQGTIGLELLEDIADADRIYLPVGGGGLAAGVSIAIKAKKPDIKIIGVESRAFPAMKESMAKGSLQSVKAGYTIADGISVKSPGKLTYEIVSKHLDDIVLVDDSAIVKTMFLLMERAKLVVEPAGAASLAYLLSNGHPAGKNEKVVSLLSGGNVDMYLLGQVVAKGLMQMGRLVKIFILLPDKPGALKEVVDDIAELSVNIVEVEHDRLSANIPAGTAGVYLSLELENEKRSQKLLDYMKRKGIEFKVVS comes from the coding sequence ATGAACGACGACAGCGTGTGGAAGGCAGACAGGAAGCACAAGGTCCCTACCTATGACGACATCGTAAGGGCAAGGCGCCTGCTAGAGGGCACCGTCAGAAAGACCCCGCTCCAGCGTTCCAACACGTTTTCAAAACTTGCAGGCACCAACGTGTTTTTAAAACTCGAATGCCTGCAACTGACCGGCTCGTTCAAGGTGCGTGGCGCACTTGCCAAGGTTGGCAGCCTCACTGAAAAGCAGGCAGGCTATGGCGTGATTGCGGCATCTGCAGGCAACCACGCGCAGGGGGTGGCCTATGCAAGCGCAAGGAAAAATGTGCCCTGCACCATCGTCATGCCGCAGAACGCGTCGCCGGCCAAGGTCGCGGCCACAAGGTCGTACGGCGCTGAAGTCATCCAAAAGGGCTTTAACTATGACGAGGCATGGGAGGCCACGCAGGAAATTGCAAAACAAGAGGGCAAGACTATAATCCACGCGTTTGACGACCCGGACGTGATAGCAGGGCAGGGGACAATCGGCTTGGAACTGCTGGAAGACATTGCAGACGCCGACAGGATATACCTGCCGGTCGGAGGCGGAGGGCTTGCCGCAGGCGTCTCTATTGCAATCAAGGCAAAAAAGCCGGACATCAAGATAATCGGAGTCGAGTCCAGAGCTTTTCCGGCGATGAAAGAGTCGATGGCAAAGGGCTCGCTCCAGTCTGTAAAGGCAGGATACACAATAGCAGACGGCATCTCGGTAAAGAGCCCTGGAAAGCTCACGTACGAAATAGTCAGCAAGCACCTTGACGACATTGTGCTTGTGGACGACTCTGCGATCGTAAAGACGATGTTCCTGCTCATGGAACGCGCAAAACTTGTGGTAGAGCCGGCGGGCGCGGCAAGCCTTGCGTACCTGCTCTCAAACGGCCATCCTGCAGGCAAGAACGAGAAGGTGGTGTCGCTTTTGTCAGGCGGAAACGTCGACATGTACCTTCTTGGACAGGTGGTGGCAAAGGGCCTGATGCAGATGGGCAGGCTGGTCAAGATATTCATCCTGCTCCCTGACAAGCCGGGCGCCCTAAAGGAGGTGGTTGACGACATTGCAGAACTGTCAGTCAACATCGTCGAGGTAGAACACGACAGGCTCTCGGCCAACATACCTGCCGGGACTGCAGGCGTCTACCTGAGCCTGGAGCTGGAGAACGAGAAACGCTCGCAAAAGCTGCTGGACTATATGAAAAGAAAAGGAATAGAGTTCAAGGTAGTAAGCTAA
- a CDS encoding DUF2024 family protein — translation MECAVYDTYVQKKDGKIMHFDVVVEANTPHEKAIQYGQEWLSTVGQAGQKMTSEECQFCHIQEAPPFVEKSIKQQGYWIQKMEGCPN, via the coding sequence ATGGAATGCGCAGTTTACGACACCTACGTGCAAAAGAAGGACGGCAAGATAATGCACTTTGACGTCGTAGTAGAAGCAAACACCCCCCATGAAAAGGCCATCCAGTACGGCCAAGAGTGGCTCTCAACCGTGGGCCAGGCAGGACAAAAGATGACATCTGAAGAGTGTCAGTTCTGCCACATCCAAGAAGCTCCGCCGTTTGTAGAGAAATCAATCAAGCAGCAGGGCTACTGGATACAGAAAATGGAAGGCTGCCCTAACTAA
- a CDS encoding MBL fold metallo-hydrolase: MALIFQQIRRMDSGCVTYLVGSTETKECAIVDPLLDADYVMEEAKKAGLKIAYVIDTHTHADHISGARAIAKKSRLPGVHMSEKSQGKFKTIIPVRDGQAIKLGQDVELKFVYTPGHTYDHVCVLVNNEKVLTGDTLFIGDVGRIDLGGDARDKSDKLFDSLHGKLMKLADGVEVYPTHVGAAHHLANAKMSSTIGAERENNGALKASDKDAFFKYMTEDWPPKPPDYQNIIRVNSSDDWLYGFVTNDLMKKWLAEDKE; this comes from the coding sequence TTGGCCCTGATTTTCCAGCAGATAAGAAGAATGGATTCTGGCTGCGTCACGTACCTGGTAGGGTCGACTGAAACAAAAGAGTGCGCTATCGTCGACCCGCTCCTTGACGCCGATTATGTGATGGAGGAGGCAAAAAAGGCCGGCCTAAAGATAGCGTACGTGATTGACACGCACACGCACGCCGACCACATCTCCGGCGCACGAGCCATCGCCAAAAAGTCCCGCCTTCCCGGCGTCCACATGTCTGAAAAGTCGCAGGGCAAGTTCAAGACGATAATCCCAGTCAGAGACGGGCAGGCGATAAAACTTGGACAGGACGTCGAACTAAAGTTTGTCTATACGCCGGGCCACACATACGACCACGTGTGCGTTCTTGTCAACAACGAAAAGGTGCTGACGGGCGACACGCTCTTTATCGGAGACGTGGGGCGAATCGACCTTGGCGGCGACGCCCGCGACAAGTCCGACAAACTGTTTGACAGCCTGCATGGAAAGCTGATGAAGCTTGCAGACGGAGTGGAGGTGTACCCGACGCACGTTGGGGCTGCCCACCACCTTGCCAACGCCAAGATGTCATCAACCATCGGCGCCGAGCGGGAAAACAACGGCGCGCTAAAGGCTTCTGACAAGGATGCCTTTTTCAAGTACATGACCGAGGACTGGCCGCCCAAGCCACCGGACTATCAGAACATAATTCGCGTCAATTCATCAGATGACTGGCTGTATGGGTTTGTGACAAACGACCTGATGAAGAAGTGGCTTGCTGAGGACAAGGAATAG
- a CDS encoding response regulator, whose translation MKRVLIAENNKSDLAFYESTLLKSGYHVLIAADAKECLEKYKSELEQACAVAANEDSSTVRILPFDAVILNHTVSYREDGLQAAKEILLANLHQRIVFVSDSVQYTVELQNELYDRVEIIQKPFEPEALVELLESTEVYRALGSLGLNVQKLKECNLNHSQLLELLDACMTLLEEKTGN comes from the coding sequence GTGAAAAGAGTACTAATTGCTGAAAACAACAAGAGCGATCTGGCGTTTTACGAAAGCACTCTACTGAAATCCGGCTACCACGTCTTGATTGCCGCAGATGCCAAAGAGTGCCTAGAAAAATACAAGTCAGAATTAGAACAGGCTTGCGCTGTTGCGGCAAATGAAGACTCTTCTACCGTTCGCATCTTGCCTTTTGACGCAGTCATACTAAACCACACGGTTTCGTACAGAGAAGACGGCCTGCAGGCAGCCAAAGAAATCCTACTAGCCAACCTCCATCAGAGGATTGTGTTTGTCTCTGACTCTGTGCAATACACCGTGGAACTGCAAAACGAGTTGTACGACAGAGTAGAGATAATTCAAAAGCCCTTTGAGCCAGAAGCTTTGGTAGAGCTGCTGGAGAGCACAGAAGTGTACAGGGCCCTTGGCAGTCTTGGACTAAACGTGCAAAAGCTCAAGGAATGCAACCTCAACCATTCCCAGCTTTTAGAATTGCTCGACGCGTGCATGACCCTGCTGGAAGAGAAAACCGGAAACTAG
- a CDS encoding Lrp/AsnC family transcriptional regulator → MKLCALDREILKIILAPHNGKIISSKEIAKRLSVPATTVQRHRRKLEDEEILTASYCLNLKRFGLRHVDFLVSTQNGKTMLVIKKLEKMKEVVSVTRSIGQPTIDLQVETILMDNEEILNMLETIKGMDGVRDAIWSESIQRVVQKAAVPYHLLDYV, encoded by the coding sequence ATGAAACTTTGCGCACTAGACAGGGAGATACTGAAAATAATTCTTGCGCCGCACAACGGCAAAATTATCAGCTCAAAGGAAATAGCCAAAAGGCTTTCGGTTCCAGCCACGACCGTTCAGAGACATCGAAGAAAACTAGAAGATGAGGAAATACTGACAGCCTCCTACTGTTTAAACCTAAAGAGGTTCGGCTTGCGGCATGTTGATTTTCTAGTTTCGACACAAAACGGCAAGACAATGCTGGTGATAAAGAAACTGGAAAAAATGAAAGAAGTAGTATCTGTCACAAGGAGCATAGGCCAGCCGACAATCGACCTGCAAGTCGAAACAATTCTGATGGACAACGAGGAAATACTCAACATGCTTGAGACCATAAAGGGCATGGATGGCGTAAGGGACGCGATCTGGTCAGAATCCATACAGCGTGTCGTGCAAAAGGCCGCAGTTCCGTATCATCTGCTTGATTACGTCTAG
- a CDS encoding Lrp/AsnC family transcriptional regulator — protein MDKDLLKILLTPNGRISSKAIADKLGVPATTVQRRRRKLEDDLLTITYSLDLKRFGWHRVDFLIATEKGRTIAIAKQLSKLDEVVYVGRSIGQQTIDLHVQAILEGNADILRIMEQLKSMPGIKDVVWSEIVQVVGKKPSVPLHIIDKL, from the coding sequence TTGGACAAGGATCTTTTAAAGATCCTTCTTACCCCAAATGGGAGAATATCCTCAAAAGCGATTGCAGACAAACTCGGCGTTCCAGCAACTACTGTACAAAGGCGCCGGCGAAAGCTGGAAGACGATCTTTTGACCATAACATACTCGCTGGATTTGAAAAGGTTTGGCTGGCACAGGGTAGATTTTCTTATTGCCACCGAGAAGGGCAGGACTATTGCGATTGCAAAACAACTTTCAAAACTTGACGAAGTTGTTTATGTTGGCAGGAGCATAGGCCAGCAAACCATAGATCTGCACGTTCAGGCGATTCTTGAGGGAAATGCAGACATTCTCCGGATCATGGAGCAATTGAAGTCCATGCCAGGCATCAAAGATGTAGTTTGGAGCGAGATAGTCCAGGTGGTTGGAAAAAAGCCCTCGGTTCCCCTACACATAATCGATAAACTCTGA
- a CDS encoding thioredoxin-like domain-containing protein: MFRRMAGNVTNSMTKAQEFPEGFAWLNTEKPLSMASLKGHVVVLDFWTYCCINCMHTLPTLDWLEKKYRGQPVVFIGVHSAKFSNEQQAQNVQEAIGRYEIGHPVVVDQEMKIWRSYNVSAWPTIVIIDPKGNVVYQQAGEGQRDELDDVIGVLLERHRAAGTLAQEPISIEHPRRAQGRVLSYPGKLAFSPDGRMLAISDSNHNRVLVADAQSGKIIHKVGGTVRDLRDGSFEEARFFRPQGLAWAKEDRIFVADTENHALREIDISAKTVRTLAGNGRQGAWISGAQDGKVTQLSSPWDLAYSDGFLFIAMAGLHQIWAYHIESGKIGPFAGSGYENIVDGTFSEAQFAQPSGLSIYDSNFLLVADSEVSAVRLLNLSKKTVQTVVGEGLFEFGFKDGALADARLQHPLGVHCAGNKIYVADTYNHAVRLIDLDTQQVSTVVGKAAGEKTMCKIDDPACDTLGLFEPSDVKQQGNTLYIADTNNHLVRMFDLDKMVLKTLAIKET; this comes from the coding sequence ATGTTTCGCAGGATGGCCGGAAACGTCACTAATAGTATGACCAAGGCGCAAGAATTCCCAGAAGGGTTTGCATGGCTCAATACAGAAAAGCCGCTTTCCATGGCAAGCCTGAAGGGCCATGTCGTTGTGCTCGATTTCTGGACGTACTGCTGCATAAACTGTATGCACACGCTTCCCACGCTTGACTGGCTTGAGAAAAAATACCGCGGCCAGCCTGTCGTGTTTATCGGCGTTCATTCTGCAAAATTCTCAAACGAGCAGCAGGCACAAAACGTGCAGGAGGCAATAGGCCGCTACGAGATTGGCCACCCTGTTGTTGTCGACCAGGAAATGAAGATCTGGCGCTCGTACAATGTTAGCGCGTGGCCGACGATTGTCATCATCGATCCAAAAGGCAACGTCGTGTACCAGCAGGCCGGCGAGGGCCAGCGCGATGAGCTTGACGACGTGATTGGCGTTCTGCTGGAGCGTCATCGCGCCGCAGGGACGCTTGCACAAGAGCCAATCTCAATAGAGCATCCAAGGCGAGCACAAGGGCGCGTCCTGTCATATCCCGGCAAGCTTGCATTTTCGCCGGACGGCCGGATGCTTGCGATAAGCGATTCAAACCACAACCGCGTGCTTGTCGCAGACGCGCAAAGCGGCAAGATAATCCACAAGGTGGGAGGGACGGTGCGGGACCTTCGCGACGGCAGTTTTGAAGAGGCGCGCTTTTTCCGCCCGCAGGGGCTTGCGTGGGCCAAAGAAGACAGAATATTCGTTGCAGACACTGAGAACCACGCACTCCGGGAAATCGACATATCTGCAAAAACAGTCAGGACGCTTGCCGGCAACGGCAGGCAGGGCGCGTGGATTTCCGGCGCGCAGGACGGCAAGGTGACGCAGTTGAGCTCGCCATGGGACCTGGCATACTCTGACGGGTTTTTGTTCATCGCAATGGCCGGCCTGCACCAGATATGGGCCTACCATATCGAGTCGGGCAAGATAGGTCCGTTTGCCGGCAGCGGCTATGAAAACATTGTCGACGGCACTTTTTCAGAGGCCCAGTTTGCGCAGCCTAGTGGCCTTTCCATCTATGACAGCAACTTTTTGCTGGTCGCAGACAGCGAAGTGTCTGCGGTGCGACTGCTCAATCTTTCCAAAAAGACAGTGCAGACCGTGGTAGGAGAAGGGCTCTTTGAGTTTGGCTTTAAAGACGGCGCGCTTGCCGATGCAAGGCTGCAGCACCCGCTTGGCGTGCACTGCGCCGGCAACAAGATCTATGTCGCAGACACGTACAACCACGCGGTACGCCTGATAGACCTTGACACGCAGCAGGTGTCAACTGTGGTGGGCAAGGCTGCAGGGGAAAAAACCATGTGCAAAATAGACGACCCTGCGTGCGACACACTTGGACTTTTCGAGCCTTCCGACGTCAAGCAGCAGGGAAACACGCTGTACATAGCCGACACCAACAACCACCTTGTCAGGATGTTTGACCTTGACAAGATGGTGCTAAAGACGCTTGCCATAAAAGAAACCTAA